TTTTCTGGTTAATCTCACTATATATTATAATTTTATAAATCTCTTTATCATTTGCAAAAGCTTTTAAAATCGATTTTGAAATCTTTGATATTTTGAGGTATTTTTTATCTTGAAAAAATTTTAATATTTTTTGTTTATTGAAATTTAAATTTTTTTCTCTCATTGAATTATAATGATGTAATACTATATACTTATACTTAAATTAAATGATCAATATGATAAACAAAGATTTACCAAAAAAAATTCCTGTTTTTCCACTATCTAATTTTATTATTTTTCCTAAAACAACTGTTCCACTTAATATTTTTGAGCCAAGATATATACAAATGATTGATGATAGTATGAGGAATAATAGATATATTGGAATGATCCAGCCAAAGAGAACTGGAAATTTAAAAAAACCAGATCTACATAAAGTTGGCTGCATTGGTAAAATTACAAGTTTTAATGAAACAGACGACGGAAGATATCTTATAGTTTTAAATGGAATATGTAGATATGAAACTATTGGCGAAATAAGTTCCAGTAAACTATACAGAGAGTGTGAAGTAAATTTTAATAACTTTTCAAATGACTTGGTCGAACAAAAAGAAATAATAAAGTTTTCTGATTTAAAACAAGTCTTTAATGATTTAAAGAAACTATTTGAGCAACAAGGTTATCAAATTAATTGGAAAGATCTTGAAAACCAAAGTGTTGAGCAAACAATAAATACTTTGTCGATGGCTTCACCATTTACATTGGAGGAAAAACAAATCTTATTAGAGACAAAAAATTTAATGGATAGAAAAAAAAAATTAGAGGAAATATTAGTTACTTACACTAATTACAATTTTACAAATAAAACTATTCAATAGCAAAATTTAAACCTTTATTAGCAATAGAAATTGAATTACGTTTGAAGAATTCACTTTTGTCTAATAGACTAAAAATATTTTCAGATATTTTACCTTCAAACTCACTATCTAATTTAAAAAATTCATTAATGAAATTTATACCAACCCCAAAAATGTAATTTATATGTTTGCTTTTATCTCTAAACTCGAGGAGTGTGGATTTATCAATCTCTAATCCACATTCCAACTTGTTGTCTATTATAGAAGAAATGAGTTTCAAGTCTCTCAACGTCATATTAAATCCTTGTCCAGCAAGGGGATGTATCTTGTGCAAAGCATCCCCAAAACAAAGAATATTTTTGTGAACAAATTTTCTAGGGAAAGAATACTTGAGATCAAAATTTTCTAATTCAGAGATTTTTTTTAAATTATAATATTTTGAGTGCTTTAAAATTTCATCTTTTATTTTAGCTGAATTAAGTCCAAATTTTTTTTGGACCGAATAAACTACGGAAGTTTTTTCTTTAGATAGTGGCAAGAAAGCTAAAGGTCCATATTTTGTAAAAACTTGTACAGCTGCGTGATTATTTATTTTTTTATGATCTAGGATCGCAGTAAATGCCATACTAGCATAATCTTTTTTAATACTGTTTGAAAAGAATTTTTTTATCAAAATATTGTTTGATTGAGAATTAAAAATTAAATTATAGTTATTTGTTTCTTCTAATTTTAAAATCTCATTTTGTGTACATTTGGAAAAATAAATATCTTTTAATTGCTTACATTTTTTTAAAGATAACTGTAATAAATCACTTTGTCTAATTAAGAAAAAGTTTTCATCTTTTTTATCTTTAAATTTTATTTTTTTTGATGGATCATTTTTTAAATTTAAAATTTCGATTTGAAATATTGGCCAAAGATATTGATTTGGAATATTTAAAATTGATTTCAGAAATTCAATATTTTTTTTTGAAATACCAATTGTTCTATTATTTGATTTAGATTTATTTTTTTCATCAAAAACAATATCTACCTCAAAACCTTTTTTACTTAATAATATAGCCAGGAGAAAGTTTGTAAGATTAAAGCCTATTAAACATGTATTCATTTATTATTTAATTTTAACAATAATAGTATAATGGTAAAAGTGACAAATCTGATTTGTGTAATATGAGAGAATTAATTAACAAAATTGGGACTTTTTGTGTAAATAGATTGGCTGAATTAGTAGGGATCATAATAATATTAGCATCTATTTTTATCTTTGCATCGTTAGTAACTTATTCCCCTGAAGATCCAAATTTTATTTTTCCAGAAAATACATTGATTAAAAATTTGATGGGGTCCAAAGGAAGTTTTATATCTGACCTGTTCTTTCAAAGTTTTGGCTTAGTCTCTTTACTAATTCCTTTTACTTTTTTCTTTACTGGTTTAAGCGTTGCAATTTCAAAAAGCTTTCTATCAATTATTGAAAATTCTTTTTTCATAATACTTTACATTTTATTAGCTAGTTTATTTTTTTCAGCATTTAGAGAAGATTCTTATTGGCTGGTCATAAACGGAAATAATGGTTTTTTAGGC
The Candidatus Pelagibacter sp. RS40 DNA segment above includes these coding regions:
- a CDS encoding LON peptidase substrate-binding domain-containing protein, translating into MINMINKDLPKKIPVFPLSNFIIFPKTTVPLNIFEPRYIQMIDDSMRNNRYIGMIQPKRTGNLKKPDLHKVGCIGKITSFNETDDGRYLIVLNGICRYETIGEISSSKLYRECEVNFNNFSNDLVEQKEIIKFSDLKQVFNDLKKLFEQQGYQINWKDLENQSVEQTINTLSMASPFTLEEKQILLETKNLMDRKKKLEEILVTYTNYNFTNKTIQ
- a CDS encoding FAD-dependent monooxygenase, whose amino-acid sequence is MNTCLIGFNLTNFLLAILLSKKGFEVDIVFDEKNKSKSNNRTIGISKKNIEFLKSILNIPNQYLWPIFQIEILNLKNDPSKKIKFKDKKDENFFLIRQSDLLQLSLKKCKQLKDIYFSKCTQNEILKLEETNNYNLIFNSQSNNILIKKFFSNSIKKDYASMAFTAILDHKKINNHAAVQVFTKYGPLAFLPLSKEKTSVVYSVQKKFGLNSAKIKDEILKHSKYYNLKKISELENFDLKYSFPRKFVHKNILCFGDALHKIHPLAGQGFNMTLRDLKLISSIIDNKLECGLEIDKSTLLEFRDKSKHINYIFGVGINFINEFFKLDSEFEGKISENIFSLLDKSEFFKRNSISIANKGLNFAIE